In bacterium, a genomic segment contains:
- a CDS encoding 5'-3' exonuclease H3TH domain-containing protein: protein VEVETPKKGVSEIMVYDKKAVQERYGLNPEQLPDYKGLVGDKSDNILGVPGIGPKTASRLLVEYCSLDNLYQKLKSKKLEEFPKKDRKLFQKLLDNEEQAFFSKKLVLLDQDIDMPVLLEDLECRDLGEPLFEYFRQLGFQSLIARISGQKSPDKTDKPDKPEPKNNQQKLCF from the coding sequence GTGGAGGTAGAGACCCCGAAAAAAGGCGTAAGTGAAATTATGGTTTATGACAAAAAAGCCGTGCAGGAGCGCTATGGCTTGAACCCCGAGCAATTGCCGGATTATAAGGGTTTGGTCGGTGATAAATCCGATAATATCTTAGGCGTGCCGGGAATCGGGCCGAAGACCGCCAGCCGCTTGTTGGTGGAATATTGCAGTTTGGACAATCTTTATCAGAAATTAAAGTCAAAAAAACTGGAAGAATTTCCCAAAAAAGACCGGAAACTTTTTCAGAAACTTTTGGACAATGAGGAGCAGGCGTTTTTTTCCAAAAAACTGGTTCTGCTTGACCAGGATATAGATATGCCGGTTTTATTGGAGGATTTGGAGTGCCGGGATTTAGGCGAACCGCTTTTTGAATATTTTCGCCAACTGGGTTTCCAAAGTTTGATTGCCAGAATTTCCGGCCAAAAATCTCCGGACAAAACCGACAAGCCCGACAAACCCGAACCAAAAAACAATCAGCAAAAATTATGTTTTTAA